Proteins from one Impatiens glandulifera chromosome 2, dImpGla2.1, whole genome shotgun sequence genomic window:
- the LOC124927163 gene encoding agmatine coumaroyltransferase-2-like, giving the protein MKVRRESTRIIKPTYEGKPPSTKHIIPLSVFDKVTYDCHIAVIYAYRKPSPTTATLELGLQKALAVYREWAGRLGKNENGEKVIFLNDEGVTFVEATVENSLDQVMPLKPSASILNLHPSLKDPEALVQVQVTRFTCGSLVVGFTAHHHVADGQSTSNFLVAWGQASQGIDISPIPFHDRTIFSPREPPIFEFDHREVEFSSKVAKKVSAPIENDIIISNNNNIVVHKVHFTKEFLNKLKLKTSSSSAKPYTTFVSLLAHLWRSVTKARSLSGFETTGIRISVNGRGRLTGPRVPNEYFGNLVLWAFPSTKVKELLHQPLPFAAKLIQDAVAKVNNNYFRSFIDFASYKAEEEGLVTTAQMDKSILSPNLEVDSWLRFPFYDLDFGTGSPYMFIPTFFPTEGMMFLVPSFIGDGSIDAFIPLFEDNVATFKQVCYSLD; this is encoded by the coding sequence ATGAAGGTGAGAAGAGAGAGCACAAGAATCATCAAGCCAACCTACGAAGGAAAACCACCTTCAACCAAACACATAATTCCCTTGAGTGTGTTCGATAAGGTCACGTATGATTGTCACATTGCCGTCATCTATGCCTACCGCAAGCCCAGCCCCACTACAGCCACGCTAGAACTCGGCCTTCAAAAAGCCCTGGCGGTCTATAGAGAATGGGCGGGAAGGCTAGGTAAGAATGAAAACGGGGAGAAGGTTATTTTCCTCAACGACGAAGGCGTGACCTTTGTCGAGGCTACTGTTGAAAATAGCCTCGACCAGGTCATGCCATTGAAACCATCCGCATCCATTCTTAACCTCCACCCTAGCCTTAAAGATCCCGAGGCTTTGGTTCAAGTTCAAGTCACCAGGTTCACATGTGGCTCATTAGTGGTTGGCTTCACGGCCCATCACCATGTCGCGGATGGCCAATCAACCAGCAACTTTTTAGTGGCGTGGGGACAGGCTAGTCAAGGGATTGATATCTCTCCAATCCCATTTCATGACCGAACTATCTTCTCTCCAAGAGAACCTCCCATTTTTGAGTTTGATCATAGAGAGGTTGAGTTTTCTAGCAAAGTTGCCAAAAAAGTAAGTGCACCCATTgagaatgatattattataagtaataataataatattgttgtgCATAAGGTCCATTTCACTAAAGAGTTTCTCaacaaactcaaactcaaaaccTCCTCCTCCTCAGCGAAACCCTACACCACTTTCGTGAGCCTACTCGCTCATCTCTGGCGATCAGTAACGAAAGCACGTTCCCTCAGCGGATTCGAAACCACCGGTATTCGAATCTCGGTTAACGGGCGTGGGAGGCTAACCGGCCCTAGGGTTCCTAATGAATATTTTGGTAATTTGGTGCTATGGGCCTTCCCTAGTACCAAGGTGAAGGAACTATTGCACCAGCCATTGCCGTTTGCGGCTAAGTTAATACAAGACGCGGTTGCAAAAGTGAATAATAACTATTTCAGGTCGTTCATTGATTTCGCTAGCTACAAGGCGGAAGAAGAAGGGCTTGTCACGACTGCTCAGATGGACAAGTCCATATTGAGCCCAAACTTGGAGGTGGACAGCTGGCTAAGGTTCCCATTCTATGACCTAGACTTTGGGACAGGCAGCCCTTACATGTTCATACCAACTTTCTTTCCGACCGAAGGGATGATGTTCCTCGTTCCCTCCTTCATTGGAGACGGTAGCATTGACGCTTTCATTCCTTTATTTGAAGACAACGTCGCCACGTTCAAGCAAGTCTGTTACTCTCTTGATTGA